Proteins found in one Tamandua tetradactyla isolate mTamTet1 chromosome 3, mTamTet1.pri, whole genome shotgun sequence genomic segment:
- the CAPN10 gene encoding calpain-10 isoform X1, with product MPADRAEAPVKELFRDAAFPAADSSLFCSFSTPLAQFREDITWRRPQEICAQPRLFADNPQEGQVKQGLLGDCWFLCACAALQKGRHLLHQVIPPGQPSWPDQTYCGRFTCRIWQFGCWVEVTIDDRLPCLAGRLCFSRCQREDVFWLPLLEKVYAKICGSYEHLWAGQVADALVDLTGGLAERWNLKDLARHSGQQDGPSGLGHRTLRQLLRLKDHCMISCSVLSPRAGARELGEFHAFIVSDLRELRCRAGRDVLLLQIHNPWGRRCWQGPWREGGEGWSQVDPAEKLQLLSQLQDGEFWVEEAEFLREFDEVTVGCLVTEAGHLLSLHTAKVLCHTQTLPGAWIRGHSAGGCRNNSSFPSNPKFWLRVSEPSEVCIALLQRPGVRPADYTPMGDDRAAQSHFRALGKDYRAVGLHVWKVEGQRISLPRVLSTPPVAGTSCHAYDREVCLRCELSPGFYLVVPSTFLKDMPGQFLLRVFSTGRVSLSAIKPAPGSPVSQQLRPAGEWETVRLQGCWRVGQSAGGSRNFASYSTNPWLPLSVPEGVGSRCVRITLHQHCPDSEWRPIGFHIFQAGCTVGGSCGGFLGVWMLRPPVRVLVWTSGSGCTAVPALTVDEVWSWAGLLGDWGESQDRAMLFPGPSCPGGISGDGRALDSSLGAVTWLAIIPGCHEAWLRAAVSTAYCSLRTSEVGEQAGSEGCCSRALGGDPGRRPAMKELKRPPQAALRGPTRP from the exons ATGCCGGCCGATCGCGCCGAGGCGCCGGTGAAGGAGCTCTTCCGGGACGCCGCCTTCCCGGCCGCGGACTCCTCGCTTTTCTGCAGCTTCTCCACGCCGCTGGCCCAGTTCCGGGAGGACATCACGTGGAGGCGGCCCCAG GAAATTTGTGCCCAGCCCCGGCTGTTTGCAGATAACCCTCAGGAAGGACAGGTGAAGCAAGGGCTGCTGGGGGACTGCTGGTTCCTGTGTGCCTGTGCAGCCCTGCAGAAGGGTCGGCACCTCCTGCACCAG GTGATTCCTCCAGGACAGCCGAGCTGGCCAGACCAGACGTACTGCGGCCGCTTCACGTGTCGGATTTGGCAGTTTGGATGCTGGGTGGAGGTGACCATAGATGACCGTCTGCCTTGTCTTGCAGGGAGACTCTGCTTCTCCCGGTGCCAGAGAGAGGATGTGTTCTGGCTTCCCCTGCTGGAAAAGGTCTACGCCAA GATCTGTGGGTCCTACGAACACCTGTGGGCAGGGCAGGTGGCAGATGCCCTGGTGGACCTAACCGGGGGCCTGGCAGAAAGGTGGAACTTGAAGGACTTGGCGAGACACAGTGGCCAGCAGGATGGGCCCAGTGGCTTGGGACACAGGACGCTTCGGCAGCTGCTCCGCCTGAAGGACCACTGCATGATCAGCTGCTCGGTGCTCAGCCCCAGGGCAG GGGCCCGGGAGCTGGGAGAGTTCCATGCCTTCATTGTCTCGGACCTGCGGGAACTCCGCTGTCGTGCTGGCAGGGATGTCCTGCTCCTCCAGATTCACAACCCCTGGGGCCGCCGCTGCTGGCAGGGGCCCTGGCGCGAGGG GGGTGAAGGGTGGAGCCAGGTAGACCCGGCGGAGAAGCTGCAGCTGCTTTCCCAGCTCCAGGACGGGGAGTTCTGGGTCGAGGAGGCAGAGTTCCTCAGGGAGTTTGATGAGGTCACCGTTGGCTGTCTTGTCACAGAGGCTGGCCACCTGCTGAGCCTCCACACAG CAAAGGTGTTATGCCATACTCAGACGCTGCCTGGGGCCTGGATCCGCGGGCATTCGGCAGGAGGTTGCCGGAACAACAGCAGTTTTCCCAGCAACCCCAAGTTCTGGCTGCGGGTCTCAGAACCCAGCGAGGTGTGCATCGCCCTCCTGCAGAGACCTGGGGTGCGCCCAGCTGACTACACCCCCATGGGAGACGACCGTGCAGCTCAGAGCCACTTCAGGGCCCTGGGCAAGGACTACCGGGCCGTGGGCCTACACGTCTGGAAG gTGGAGGGGCAGCGCATAAGCCTGCCCAGGGTCCTGTCCACGCCTCCCGTGGCCGGCACCAGCTGCCACGCATATGACCGCGAGGTCTGCCTCCGCTGTGagctctctccaggcttctaccTGGTCGTCCCCAGCACCTTCCTGAAGGACATGCCTGGCCAGTTTCTTCTCCGGGTGTTTTCTACTGGCAGGGTCTCCCTCAG TGCCATCAAGCCAGCGCCCGGGAGCCCTGTGTCCCAGCAGCTGCGCCCTGCCGGAGAGTGGGAGACCGTGCGGCTGCAGGGCTGCTGGAGAGTCGGCCAGAGTGCGGGGGGCAGCAGGAACTTTGCCTCCTACTCCACCAACCCTTGGCTCCCCCTCTCTGTCCCTGAGGGTGTGGGATCGCGCTGTGTCCGCATCACTCTGCACCAGCACTGCCCAGACAGCGAGTGGCGCCCCATCGGCTTCCACATCTTCCAGGCAGGCTGCACAGTGGGTGGCTCATGTGGGGGCTTCCTGGGTGTCTGGATGTTGAGGCCACCTGTCCGCGTGCTGGTCTGGACATCAGGAAGTGGATGTACGGCTGTGCCAGCCCTCACCGTGGATGAAGTGTGGTCGTGGGCAGGTCTCCTGGGTGACTGGGGAGAGAGCCAGGACAGGGCTATGCTATTCCCTGGTCCTTCTTGCCCTGGCGGTATCTCGGGAGATGGCAGAGCCTTGGACTCTAGTTTGGGCGCTGTGACTTGGTTGGCcatcatccctgggtgtcatgagGCCTGGCTCAGAGCAGCTGTTTCCACAGCCTATTGTTCTCTCAGAACCTCCGAGGTTGGAGAACAGGCTGGCTCTGAGGGCTGCTGCAGCAGAGCTCTGGGTGGAGATCCTGGCAGGAGACCTGCCATGAAGGAGTTGAAGAGACCACCCCAGGCAGCACTTAGGGGGCCGACCAGGCCCTAG
- the CAPN10 gene encoding calpain-10 isoform X3, which translates to MPADRAEAPVKELFRDAAFPAADSSLFCSFSTPLAQFREDITWRRPQEICAQPRLFADNPQEGQVKQGLLGDCWFLCACAALQKGRHLLHQVIPPGQPSWPDQTYCGRFTCRIWQFGCWVEVTIDDRLPCLAGRLCFSRCQREDVFWLPLLEKVYAKICGSYEHLWAGQVADALVDLTGGLAERWNLKDLARHSGQQDGPSGLGHRTLRQLLRLKDHCMISCSVLSPRAGARELGEFHAFIVSDLRELRCRAGRDVLLLQIHNPWGRRCWQGPWREGGEGWSQVDPAEKLQLLSQLQDGEFWVEEAEFLREFDEVTVGCLVTEAGHLLSLHTAKVLCHTQTLPGAWIRGHSAGGCRNNSSFPSNPKFWLRVSEPSEVCIALLQRPGVRPADYTPMGDDRAAQSHFRALGKDYRAVGLHVWKVEGQRISLPRVLSTPPVAGTSCHAYDREVCLRCELSPGFYLVVPSTFLKDMPGQFLLRVFSTGRVSLSAIKPAPGSPVSQQLRPAGEWETVRLQGCWRVGQSAGGSRNFASYSTNPWLPLSVPEGVGSRCVRITLHQHCPDSEWRPIGFHIFQVPGSGQDKPSLLCQEPLLSCVPHRHAQEAVHSEPGETGPTPSGGFL; encoded by the exons ATGCCGGCCGATCGCGCCGAGGCGCCGGTGAAGGAGCTCTTCCGGGACGCCGCCTTCCCGGCCGCGGACTCCTCGCTTTTCTGCAGCTTCTCCACGCCGCTGGCCCAGTTCCGGGAGGACATCACGTGGAGGCGGCCCCAG GAAATTTGTGCCCAGCCCCGGCTGTTTGCAGATAACCCTCAGGAAGGACAGGTGAAGCAAGGGCTGCTGGGGGACTGCTGGTTCCTGTGTGCCTGTGCAGCCCTGCAGAAGGGTCGGCACCTCCTGCACCAG GTGATTCCTCCAGGACAGCCGAGCTGGCCAGACCAGACGTACTGCGGCCGCTTCACGTGTCGGATTTGGCAGTTTGGATGCTGGGTGGAGGTGACCATAGATGACCGTCTGCCTTGTCTTGCAGGGAGACTCTGCTTCTCCCGGTGCCAGAGAGAGGATGTGTTCTGGCTTCCCCTGCTGGAAAAGGTCTACGCCAA GATCTGTGGGTCCTACGAACACCTGTGGGCAGGGCAGGTGGCAGATGCCCTGGTGGACCTAACCGGGGGCCTGGCAGAAAGGTGGAACTTGAAGGACTTGGCGAGACACAGTGGCCAGCAGGATGGGCCCAGTGGCTTGGGACACAGGACGCTTCGGCAGCTGCTCCGCCTGAAGGACCACTGCATGATCAGCTGCTCGGTGCTCAGCCCCAGGGCAG GGGCCCGGGAGCTGGGAGAGTTCCATGCCTTCATTGTCTCGGACCTGCGGGAACTCCGCTGTCGTGCTGGCAGGGATGTCCTGCTCCTCCAGATTCACAACCCCTGGGGCCGCCGCTGCTGGCAGGGGCCCTGGCGCGAGGG GGGTGAAGGGTGGAGCCAGGTAGACCCGGCGGAGAAGCTGCAGCTGCTTTCCCAGCTCCAGGACGGGGAGTTCTGGGTCGAGGAGGCAGAGTTCCTCAGGGAGTTTGATGAGGTCACCGTTGGCTGTCTTGTCACAGAGGCTGGCCACCTGCTGAGCCTCCACACAG CAAAGGTGTTATGCCATACTCAGACGCTGCCTGGGGCCTGGATCCGCGGGCATTCGGCAGGAGGTTGCCGGAACAACAGCAGTTTTCCCAGCAACCCCAAGTTCTGGCTGCGGGTCTCAGAACCCAGCGAGGTGTGCATCGCCCTCCTGCAGAGACCTGGGGTGCGCCCAGCTGACTACACCCCCATGGGAGACGACCGTGCAGCTCAGAGCCACTTCAGGGCCCTGGGCAAGGACTACCGGGCCGTGGGCCTACACGTCTGGAAG gTGGAGGGGCAGCGCATAAGCCTGCCCAGGGTCCTGTCCACGCCTCCCGTGGCCGGCACCAGCTGCCACGCATATGACCGCGAGGTCTGCCTCCGCTGTGagctctctccaggcttctaccTGGTCGTCCCCAGCACCTTCCTGAAGGACATGCCTGGCCAGTTTCTTCTCCGGGTGTTTTCTACTGGCAGGGTCTCCCTCAG TGCCATCAAGCCAGCGCCCGGGAGCCCTGTGTCCCAGCAGCTGCGCCCTGCCGGAGAGTGGGAGACCGTGCGGCTGCAGGGCTGCTGGAGAGTCGGCCAGAGTGCGGGGGGCAGCAGGAACTTTGCCTCCTACTCCACCAACCCTTGGCTCCCCCTCTCTGTCCCTGAGGGTGTGGGATCGCGCTGTGTCCGCATCACTCTGCACCAGCACTGCCCAGACAGCGAGTGGCGCCCCATCGGCTTCCACATCTTCCAG GTTCCAGGCAGTGGCCAGGACAAGCCCTCCCTGCTGTGCCAGGAGCCGCTGCTTAGC